The following proteins come from a genomic window of Methanofastidiosum sp.:
- a CDS encoding ABC transporter permease — translation MSIGRVNLFSMICRFITVTFVLIFFASCFTLWIISDPHSILTSLISGDMIHSFKLSIITASVATLLVLPSSIMIGYTLSDDSFRGMSVVRTILDLPIAFPELLIGILLLMLFGNTPLRDILFHIGIQVPFTATGIVCAQFFVALPYAVKMCYSAFSKVDTRLKFVSRSLGYGEFETFRNITLPLSKNGILAAIIITFSRCIGCFGAVLILGGGTYQRTDTLPVSLYLNLSYGNIDMSAASGIFLMIIAFLTIFAIEKMGVNDVIRESGKSKNRSW, via the coding sequence TTGTCCATTGGCAGAGTGAACTTATTCTCCATGATCTGCAGATTCATTACAGTGACTTTTGTTTTAATATTTTTTGCTTCTTGTTTTACTCTATGGATCATTTCAGATCCGCATTCTATTTTAACTTCGCTTATAAGCGGAGATATGATTCATTCATTTAAACTTTCCATTATTACAGCATCTGTAGCAACACTACTTGTATTACCTTCTTCAATTATGATAGGATATACACTTTCTGATGATTCATTTAGAGGGATGTCTGTTGTTAGGACAATACTTGACCTCCCAATTGCTTTTCCGGAACTTTTAATAGGAATTCTACTTCTGATGCTTTTCGGTAACACGCCATTGCGTGACATCTTATTTCATATTGGCATCCAGGTTCCTTTTACAGCAACTGGAATAGTATGTGCTCAATTTTTTGTCGCACTTCCATATGCCGTTAAGATGTGCTATTCAGCTTTTTCCAAGGTAGATACTCGCCTTAAATTTGTGTCACGCTCCCTTGGATACGGTGAATTTGAAACATTTAGGAACATAACACTCCCCTTATCAAAGAATGGGATTCTTGCAGCAATCATTATAACATTTTCTAGATGTATAGGTTGTTTTGGGGCTGTACTGATACTGGGAGGGGGAACTTATCAACGAACGGACACTCTCCCAGTTTCACTTTATCTCAATCTATCCTATGGCAACATTGACATGAGCGCTGCTTCGGGAATATTCCTCATGATAATAGCTTTTTTAACGATATTCGCAATCGAAAAAATGG